From the genome of Proteus vulgaris, one region includes:
- a CDS encoding universal stress protein: MANKYLVAIDLLEDNRIQRMIADIHFLASKPENYFHFITVMPNLRSLEAYGLNCDCTSVVEKKQQALILLTEKLEQCVKQQFNLPKEQYQCHAVIGTPNYNILELAEKVDADTIIIGSSSRNQRNILLGSTADYIVNNTSRSVMVIRK; this comes from the coding sequence ATGGCTAACAAATACCTTGTTGCAATTGATTTATTAGAAGATAACAGAATTCAACGAATGATTGCTGATATTCACTTCCTTGCCTCAAAACCAGAAAATTATTTCCATTTTATTACGGTTATGCCTAATTTACGCTCTTTAGAAGCTTATGGGCTTAATTGTGATTGCACTTCCGTTGTTGAGAAAAAGCAACAAGCTCTAATTTTGCTAACTGAAAAATTAGAACAATGTGTAAAACAACAATTTAACTTACCTAAAGAGCAATACCAGTGCCATGCTGTTATCGGCACACCTAATTATAATATTCTAGAATTAGCAGAAAAAGTGGATGCAGATACCATTATTATTGGTTCAAGCTCGCGTAATCAACGTAATATATTACTAGGATCTACTGCTGATTATATTGTGAATAATACGTCACGTTCAGTAATGGTTATACGTAAATAA
- a CDS encoding MBL fold metallo-hydrolase — protein sequence MLTITALLENKSINPELNHYPGLSLLLEDDECQAKILFDTGKDLTFISNAKKMGIDLTTLKTIVVSHGHYDHFGGLTHLPVDFFPNKPRVIAHPHLFSVRYSALFLGNKNIKFKRLAPFFDRKKLETQFSFELTEVPLTIEKNFIYSGQVTQRQVSKRYGVIIHQLGEEDDYVLDDSFLVWQGKKGLVIITGCSHSGIESIVKHAKKITGNHQIQAIVGGLHLRCATPSALQRAKKAIDKNIDVYGCHCTGVLGRKYLNAKDFNAGQSLSFE from the coding sequence ATGTTAACCATCACTGCATTACTAGAAAATAAATCAATCAATCCTGAGCTTAATCACTATCCTGGCTTATCATTATTATTAGAAGATGATGAGTGCCAAGCTAAAATACTTTTTGATACAGGAAAAGATCTTACCTTTATTTCAAATGCCAAAAAAATGGGAATTGATTTAACCACATTGAAAACAATTGTTGTCTCCCATGGGCATTATGATCATTTTGGTGGACTTACGCATTTACCAGTAGACTTTTTTCCCAATAAGCCACGAGTTATCGCTCATCCTCATCTATTTTCGGTTCGTTATTCAGCGCTTTTTTTAGGCAATAAAAATATTAAATTTAAACGATTAGCCCCTTTTTTTGATCGCAAAAAACTTGAAACACAATTTTCTTTTGAATTAACAGAAGTTCCTTTAACAATTGAGAAGAATTTCATTTATTCAGGACAGGTGACACAACGCCAAGTGAGTAAACGTTATGGTGTTATTATTCATCAATTAGGCGAAGAAGATGATTATGTTCTTGATGATAGCTTTCTTGTTTGGCAAGGAAAAAAAGGCTTAGTGATTATTACGGGCTGTAGTCACTCTGGTATTGAATCTATAGTTAAACATGCGAAAAAAATAACAGGTAATCATCAAATTCAAGCAATTGTGGGGGGATTACATTTGCGTTGTGCAACCCCATCAGCATTACAACGTGCTAAGAAAGCAATAGATAAAAATATTGATGTGTATGGATGCCATTGCACTGGCGTGTTAGGACGAAAATACCTTAATGCGAAAGATTTTAATGCAGGACAATCTTTATCTTTTGAGTAG
- a CDS encoding universal stress protein — protein sequence MYKNILVPIDIDEDNLMNKAIPLVEDIAKNEDPYVHFLYVLPKLPQSSYYRLVMNGDQLDQGCLKTSAEKELKKIIERFDLPEDRMQTHICIGTPRDAILQVADEVNADLIVIGSHNPEDDSYHIGSTAADITRYAKRSVMVVR from the coding sequence ATGTATAAGAATATTTTGGTTCCCATTGATATTGATGAAGATAACCTGATGAACAAAGCAATTCCGTTAGTGGAAGATATTGCAAAAAATGAAGATCCTTATGTTCATTTTTTGTATGTACTCCCAAAACTTCCACAATCTTCTTATTATCGACTTGTTATGAATGGTGATCAATTAGATCAAGGATGCTTAAAAACGTCAGCTGAGAAAGAGTTAAAAAAAATTATTGAACGGTTTGATTTACCTGAAGACAGAATGCAAACACATATTTGCATAGGAACACCACGAGATGCCATATTGCAGGTTGCAGATGAAGTAAACGCAGATTTAATCGTAATCGGCTCTCATAATCCCGAAGATGATTCTTATCATATTGGTTCAACAGCTGCTGATATTACACGCTACGCTAAACGCTCTGTTATGGTGGTGAGATAA
- the cycA gene encoding D-serine/D-alanine/glycine transporter, which yields MEEQTEISPPARVKNATLQRGLTNRHIQLIAIGGAIGTGLFMGSGKTISLAGPSIIFVYMIIGFVLFFVMRAMGELLLSNLEYKSFSDFAGDLLGPWAGFFVGWTYWFCWVITGIADIVAITSYISYWAPNFPEWGTSFICVLTLLILNLATVKLFGEMEFWFSMIKITAIVSLIIVGIVLISIGFESPAGHTAALENIWNDGGMFPKGLSGFFAGFQIAIFAFVGIELVGTAAAETRNPEKSLPKAINAIPIRIITFYVLALAIIMSVTPWRSILADKSPFVELFVMIGIPAAASLVNFVVLTAAASSANSGIFSTSRMLFGLSKEGEAPKQFSQLSKRAVPANGLLFTSLCLSCGIVLIYFIPDVMHVFTLVTTVSALLFMFIWSMILCSYLAYRKKRPQLHEKSIYKMPLGILMSWLCLAFFAFMTVLLAFEHDTRQALSVTPLWFIALAIGYQYVKKNKQKKNVQK from the coding sequence ATGGAAGAGCAAACAGAAATTTCTCCTCCCGCTAGAGTGAAAAATGCCACTCTACAACGCGGGCTAACAAATCGTCATATTCAATTAATTGCTATTGGTGGAGCTATTGGTACTGGTCTATTTATGGGCTCAGGGAAAACCATTTCATTAGCTGGGCCATCAATTATTTTTGTCTATATGATAATCGGCTTTGTCCTGTTCTTTGTTATGAGAGCTATGGGAGAGTTGTTATTATCAAATTTAGAATATAAATCATTTAGTGATTTTGCTGGTGATTTATTAGGGCCTTGGGCAGGCTTTTTTGTCGGTTGGACTTATTGGTTTTGTTGGGTTATTACAGGCATTGCTGATATTGTCGCCATAACGTCTTATATTAGTTATTGGGCACCTAATTTCCCTGAATGGGGAACATCGTTTATTTGTGTGCTGACACTGCTTATTTTGAACTTAGCGACAGTAAAACTGTTTGGGGAAATGGAATTTTGGTTCTCCATGATAAAAATAACAGCTATTGTTTCTTTGATTATTGTGGGGATTGTTCTTATCAGTATTGGATTTGAATCTCCTGCGGGACATACAGCGGCATTAGAGAATATCTGGAATGATGGGGGAATGTTCCCTAAAGGGCTAAGTGGTTTTTTTGCGGGCTTCCAAATCGCTATTTTTGCTTTTGTCGGCATAGAATTAGTAGGAACCGCAGCGGCTGAAACACGTAATCCGGAAAAATCGTTGCCAAAAGCGATTAATGCGATTCCCATTCGTATTATTACTTTTTACGTTTTGGCTTTAGCAATTATTATGTCGGTGACACCATGGCGTTCAATTTTGGCTGATAAAAGCCCATTTGTTGAGCTATTTGTCATGATAGGAATACCCGCAGCTGCAAGTTTAGTAAACTTTGTCGTATTAACGGCAGCCGCGTCTTCTGCTAATAGTGGTATATTTTCCACAAGCCGTATGTTATTCGGTTTATCAAAAGAGGGCGAAGCACCAAAGCAGTTTAGCCAATTATCTAAACGAGCTGTACCTGCCAATGGACTGTTATTCACCAGTTTATGTTTATCATGTGGAATTGTATTAATTTACTTTATTCCCGATGTTATGCATGTATTTACCTTGGTAACAACAGTGTCGGCGTTATTATTTATGTTTATTTGGAGTATGATTTTATGCTCTTATTTAGCGTATCGTAAAAAACGTCCACAGTTGCATGAGAAATCTATTTATAAAATGCCATTAGGTATTTTGATGTCATGGCTATGTCTTGCTTTTTTTGCCTTTATGACAGTATTATTGGCTTTTGAACATGATACTCGCCAAGCGTTAAGTGTGACACCATTGTGGTTTATTGCACTAGCAATAGGCTATCAATATGTTAAAAAGAACAAACAAAAAAAGAATGTTCAAAAATAA
- a CDS encoding phage integrase, with the protein MLITKQPDARWKVESYPNGRTGKRIRKVFTTKGEAISFERYVLEQTEDKCLLSELVEIWFRAHGITLADGESRKQMMLFGCQAMGEPLATEFNAKLFSVYREKRLSGKITRADRIKSVAPRTTNLELAYFRAMFNELHRLGEWKDDNPLKNVRSFRTDGSEMAFLSQQQIESLLKSCRQSMAKDLELIVKIALSTGARWSEAESLTGRQITPYKITFTKTKGKRNRTVPISKALYDEIPKKRGALFTPCYSAFRMAMKRTGIELPHRQSLHVLRHTFASHFMMNGGNILVLQRILGHTDIKMTMRYSHFSPEHLEDAVKFNPLSKNHE; encoded by the coding sequence ATGTTGATAACTAAACAACCAGATGCTCGTTGGAAAGTTGAGAGCTACCCTAACGGTCGAACAGGTAAACGAATTAGAAAAGTATTCACCACAAAAGGCGAAGCCATTTCATTTGAACGTTACGTTCTTGAACAAACAGAAGATAAATGTTTATTGTCTGAGTTGGTTGAAATCTGGTTTCGTGCTCATGGTATTACATTAGCTGATGGTGAAAGCCGAAAACAAATGATGTTATTCGGTTGCCAAGCAATGGGCGAACCTTTAGCAACTGAGTTTAATGCTAAGTTATTTTCTGTTTATCGTGAAAAACGATTAAGTGGAAAGATTACTCGTGCCGATAGGATCAAGTCCGTTGCTCCAAGAACAACAAACCTTGAACTAGCCTATTTTCGCGCTATGTTTAATGAGTTGCATCGATTGGGTGAATGGAAAGATGATAATCCATTAAAGAATGTTCGCTCATTTCGTACTGATGGATCAGAAATGGCGTTTCTTTCACAGCAACAAATAGAATCGCTATTAAAGTCTTGTCGCCAGAGTATGGCTAAAGATTTGGAATTAATTGTGAAAATTGCACTATCAACAGGTGCAAGATGGTCTGAGGCTGAAAGTTTAACAGGGCGACAAATTACACCTTATAAAATTACGTTTACTAAAACAAAAGGCAAACGCAATAGAACAGTACCTATAAGTAAAGCTTTATACGATGAAATCCCTAAAAAGCGTGGTGCTTTATTTACCCCTTGTTATTCTGCTTTCAGAATGGCAATGAAAAGAACAGGTATAGAATTACCTCACCGCCAATCATTACACGTATTAAGACATACATTTGCATCACATTTTATGATGAACGGTGGCAATATTCTTGTGTTACAAAGAATTCTCGGTCATACGGATATCAAAATGACTATGAGATATTCTCATTTCTCTCCAGAGCATTTAGAAGATGCTGTTAAATTTAATCCTTTGAGTAAAAATCATGAATAA
- a CDS encoding DUF6386 family protein gives MSNVFSFMTDTATLAVFDLQAIQHRKSDTADWWSIPDDELDEMNKGNIAFIDIGNDGFYTINLCDNIEDADVKININCPSGEIFIGAGEDTTGGDLEPDDPEYRSGKIIFLPTGNYEISVKKKDDNLLIAFKKSKIGTNLLNSVFYI, from the coding sequence ATGTCAAACGTATTTTCTTTTATGACTGATACTGCAACGCTGGCCGTTTTTGATTTACAAGCGATCCAACATCGAAAATCAGATACAGCAGATTGGTGGAGCATACCTGATGATGAGTTAGATGAAATGAATAAAGGTAATATTGCCTTTATTGATATAGGAAATGATGGTTTTTACACAATTAATCTATGCGACAACATTGAAGATGCGGATGTGAAGATAAATATAAATTGTCCATCAGGTGAAATTTTTATTGGTGCAGGAGAGGATACAACTGGCGGTGATTTAGAGCCTGATGATCCTGAATATCGCTCTGGAAAGATTATTTTTTTGCCAACCGGTAATTATGAGATTTCAGTAAAAAAGAAAGATGATAATTTATTAATCGCTTTCAAGAAAAGTAAAATAGGGACAAACTTACTCAACAGTGTATTTTATATTTAA
- the putP gene encoding sodium/proline symporter PutP, whose amino-acid sequence MALTSPMLITFTIYILGMLFIGYLAYRSTKNFDDYILGGRRLGSVVTALSAGASDMSGWLLMGLPGVVFFAGISESWIAIGLCLGAWLNWRLVAGRLRLQTEKNNNALTLPDYLTSRFDDKSKMLRIISALVILTFFTIYCASGVVAGGMLFESTFHIPYHEAMIYGALATIAYTFLGGFLAVSWTDTVQATLMIFALILTPIIVIFSIGGIDTSIAIIKAKDPSYLDMFKGLDFIAIISLLAWGLGYFGQPHILARFMAADSNQTIRKARRIGMTWMILCLGGTVAVGFFGIAYFEMNPAQAGAVTAKNERIFMELASLLFNPWIAGILLSAILAAVMSTLSCQLLVCASALTEDLYKPFIRKSASQKELVWVGRGMVLLVAIIAIFLARDPNNKVLDLVSNAWAGFGAAFGPVILISVMWKRMTRNGAFAGMLIGALTVLVWMQYKWFGLYEIIPGFIFASIAIVVISLMGKEPSKANQQRFDEAESLYRNT is encoded by the coding sequence ATGGCCTTAACTTCGCCAATGCTAATTACATTTACGATCTATATTCTGGGTATGCTTTTTATTGGCTATCTAGCTTATCGCTCAACAAAAAACTTTGATGACTATATTTTAGGGGGACGACGGCTAGGCAGTGTAGTGACTGCGCTTTCAGCGGGCGCTTCAGATATGAGTGGATGGCTATTAATGGGATTACCTGGTGTAGTTTTTTTCGCTGGTATTTCTGAAAGTTGGATAGCTATTGGGCTCTGTTTAGGTGCATGGCTAAACTGGCGCTTAGTTGCAGGGCGTTTACGTTTGCAAACTGAAAAAAATAATAATGCATTAACGTTGCCTGATTATTTGACATCTCGCTTTGATGATAAAAGCAAAATGCTACGTATCATTTCAGCATTAGTTATTCTTACCTTTTTTACTATCTATTGTGCGTCTGGTGTGGTTGCTGGTGGAATGCTATTTGAATCAACCTTCCATATTCCTTATCACGAAGCAATGATTTATGGTGCGCTTGCAACAATTGCCTATACTTTTTTAGGTGGCTTTCTTGCTGTAAGCTGGACTGACACTGTTCAGGCAACACTCATGATTTTTGCTCTGATCCTAACACCGATTATTGTGATTTTCTCCATTGGTGGCATTGATACTTCTATTGCAATTATTAAAGCTAAAGATCCGTCTTATCTTGATATGTTTAAAGGTCTTGATTTTATCGCCATTATCTCTTTATTGGCGTGGGGATTAGGTTACTTTGGGCAACCTCATATCTTAGCCCGTTTTATGGCCGCAGATTCAAATCAAACAATTCGTAAAGCACGTCGTATCGGTATGACGTGGATGATCCTTTGTTTGGGTGGCACAGTTGCGGTTGGGTTCTTTGGTATTGCTTATTTTGAAATGAATCCGGCACAAGCAGGGGCTGTAACGGCGAAAAATGAACGTATTTTTATGGAATTGGCTTCATTGCTCTTTAATCCGTGGATTGCAGGTATTCTGCTGTCTGCAATTCTGGCTGCGGTAATGAGTACATTAAGCTGTCAATTATTAGTCTGTGCAAGTGCGTTAACAGAAGACTTATACAAGCCTTTCATCCGTAAAAGTGCAAGTCAAAAAGAGCTGGTTTGGGTAGGGCGTGGCATGGTGTTATTAGTTGCTATTATAGCGATTTTCTTAGCTCGTGATCCTAATAATAAAGTTCTCGATTTAGTAAGTAACGCATGGGCAGGATTTGGTGCCGCTTTTGGCCCTGTTATTCTTATCTCTGTGATGTGGAAGCGTATGACACGTAATGGTGCTTTTGCAGGGATGTTGATTGGTGCTTTAACTGTATTGGTGTGGATGCAATATAAATGGTTTGGGTTATATGAAATTATTCCTGGCTTCATTTTTGCCTCTATCGCGATTGTTGTTATTAGTTTAATGGGCAAAGAACCAAGTAAAGCAAATCAACAACGCTTTGATGAAGCAGAATCACTATACCGTAATACATAA
- the putA gene encoding trifunctional transcriptional regulator/proline dehydrogenase/L-glutamate gamma-semialdehyde dehydrogenase, whose product MSSTTMGVRLDEDTRNRLKEAAQKLDRTSHWLIKQAIFNYLEQIENDQVNIVNTTFAEQDLEGDTETPIAHYQPFLEFAEHIHPQSVLRSAITSAYRTPEIQAVPMLLQQATLPENEAQATHKLAYSIAEKLRKQKNGIGRSGLVQGLLQEFSLSSQEGVALMCLAEALLRIPDKATRDALIRDKISHGNWRSHLGQSQSMFVNAATWGLLFTGKLVSTHNEEKLSNSLNRILTKSGEPLVRKGVDMAMRLMGEQFVTGETISQALANARKLEEKGFSYSYDMLGEAALTEKDAQDYLVSYQQAIHAIGKASNGRGIYEGPGISIKLSALHPRYSRAQYERVMSELYPRLLSLTLQAKQYDIGINIDAEEADRLEISLDLLEKLCFEPELAGWNGIGFVIQAYQKRCPLVIDYVIDLARRSRRRLMVRLVKGAYWDSEVKRAQIDGLEDYPVYTRKVYTDVSYLACAKKLLASPNFIYPQFATHNAHTLSAIYHLAGQNYYPGQYEFQCLHGMGEPLYAQVVGKIADGKLGRPCRIYAPVGTHETLLAYLVRRLLENGANTSFVNRIADTTISLDELVADPVKEVNKIAQAEGQVGLSHPKIPLPHQLYGDERKNSPGIDMSNEHRLASLSSALLTSATENRHCEPLLGDTFNSSEKIPDPQSVLNPANHTDTVGTVRETTEAEVDFALTVAQENGEIWFATPPTQRASFLVRTAELMEQQMGPLMGILVREAGKTYSNAIAEVREAIDFLYYYAAQVAQDFDNNTHRPLGPVVCISPWNFPLAIFSGQIAAALAAGNTVLAKPAEQTPLIASKAVELFHQAGVPRFALQLLPGQGETIGARLVADERVRGVMFTGSTDVAHILQKTLAGRLDSEGHPVPLIAETGGLNAMIVDSSALTEQVVTDVMASAYDSAGQRCSALRLLCIQEEVADHTIEMLKGAMAQAVIGDPSLLSTDIGPVIDKEAKIGIEKHIQVMRTAGYDIYQASHNNLPKQIENNSTFVQPTLIELDKVSSLKREIFGPVLHVVRYASQDLPALLEEINATGYGLTMGVHTRIDETIAYVASNAKVGNLYVNRNMVGAVVGVQPFGGEGLSGTGPKAGGPVYLYRLLSKRPENAATQTLARQDETFPLDTSMRNLQTYHKYMEWLSNKADKSHYEALEKYALASQAGTLRVLPGPTGERNTYQLVPCGNVLCISDNEQDVLTQIAGVLASGCHAIIVNSAFSQKTYRELPDIVRKAITLTENWNDESLKINAVIYHGDGDQLRETCQKIAQRKGAIISVQGFSRGETGLLLERLLHERALSINTAAAGGNASLMTIS is encoded by the coding sequence ATGAGTAGCACAACAATGGGTGTTAGACTTGATGAAGATACCCGCAATAGATTAAAAGAGGCTGCACAAAAATTAGATAGAACATCGCATTGGTTAATTAAACAAGCTATCTTCAATTATCTTGAACAAATTGAAAATGATCAGGTGAATATTGTTAATACAACATTTGCTGAGCAAGATCTTGAAGGAGATACTGAAACACCAATAGCCCATTATCAGCCTTTTTTAGAGTTTGCTGAACATATTCACCCGCAATCTGTTTTACGCTCTGCCATTACCTCTGCATATCGCACACCTGAGATACAGGCTGTTCCTATGCTGTTGCAGCAAGCGACATTACCTGAAAATGAAGCCCAAGCAACGCATAAATTAGCCTATTCCATTGCCGAAAAATTACGTAAACAAAAAAATGGCATTGGACGTTCAGGACTTGTACAAGGCTTATTACAAGAATTTTCACTTTCTTCGCAAGAAGGTGTGGCTTTAATGTGTTTAGCGGAAGCGTTACTGCGTATTCCAGATAAAGCCACACGTGATGCCCTTATTCGTGACAAAATTAGTCATGGTAATTGGCGCTCACACTTAGGACAAAGCCAATCGATGTTTGTAAATGCAGCAACATGGGGCTTATTATTCACGGGTAAATTAGTTTCTACACATAATGAAGAAAAACTCTCTAACTCTTTAAATCGCATCTTGACTAAAAGTGGTGAGCCATTAGTGCGTAAAGGCGTTGATATGGCCATGCGTTTAATGGGGGAGCAATTCGTTACAGGTGAGACTATTTCTCAAGCACTAGCGAATGCACGTAAGCTTGAAGAGAAAGGCTTTAGCTACTCTTATGACATGTTAGGTGAAGCTGCACTAACGGAAAAAGACGCACAAGATTACTTAGTTTCCTATCAGCAAGCTATCCACGCCATTGGTAAAGCGTCTAATGGCAGAGGTATTTATGAAGGCCCAGGAATATCAATCAAGCTTTCAGCATTACATCCTCGCTACAGTCGTGCACAATATGAACGTGTTATGTCAGAGCTTTACCCTCGCCTGCTCTCATTAACATTACAAGCAAAGCAATATGATATCGGTATTAATATTGATGCAGAAGAAGCGGATAGACTTGAGATTTCACTCGATCTCCTTGAAAAACTCTGTTTTGAACCTGAATTAGCGGGTTGGAATGGGATTGGTTTTGTTATTCAAGCCTACCAAAAACGTTGCCCATTAGTGATTGATTATGTCATCGATTTAGCTCGCAGAAGCCGTCGTCGCTTAATGGTCCGTTTAGTAAAAGGCGCATATTGGGATAGTGAAGTAAAACGCGCTCAAATTGATGGTCTTGAGGATTACCCTGTTTATACTCGTAAAGTGTATACCGATGTTTCCTATTTGGCTTGTGCAAAGAAACTACTTGCATCACCTAATTTTATTTATCCTCAATTTGCAACACATAACGCGCACACCCTTTCCGCAATTTATCATTTGGCCGGACAAAACTATTACCCCGGACAATATGAATTCCAATGTTTACATGGCATGGGCGAGCCTCTTTATGCACAAGTTGTAGGAAAAATAGCAGACGGAAAGTTAGGTCGTCCTTGTCGCATTTATGCACCAGTAGGAACTCATGAAACATTACTTGCCTATTTAGTGCGTCGTTTACTTGAAAATGGTGCCAACACCTCATTTGTAAACCGCATCGCGGATACCACTATTTCCCTTGATGAGTTGGTCGCTGATCCGGTCAAAGAAGTCAATAAAATAGCACAGGCTGAGGGGCAAGTTGGGCTTTCACACCCTAAAATTCCACTTCCTCATCAGCTTTATGGTGATGAACGTAAAAATTCACCAGGTATTGATATGTCAAATGAACACCGTTTGGCATCACTCTCTAGTGCATTATTAACCTCGGCCACTGAAAATAGACATTGTGAACCGTTGTTAGGTGATACGTTTAATTCTTCAGAAAAAATACCAGATCCTCAATCTGTTCTAAACCCAGCAAATCATACTGATACAGTCGGTACAGTAAGAGAAACCACTGAAGCCGAGGTAGATTTTGCTTTAACGGTTGCTCAAGAAAATGGAGAAATATGGTTTGCAACACCTCCTACACAAAGAGCCTCTTTCTTAGTTCGCACTGCGGAATTAATGGAACAACAAATGGGTCCATTAATGGGAATTTTAGTGCGCGAAGCGGGCAAAACTTATAGCAATGCCATTGCAGAAGTACGAGAAGCGATTGATTTTCTCTATTACTATGCAGCGCAAGTTGCACAAGATTTTGATAACAATACACATCGTCCTTTAGGGCCAGTGGTTTGTATCAGCCCATGGAACTTCCCATTAGCCATATTCAGCGGACAGATCGCTGCAGCGTTAGCCGCAGGTAATACCGTACTTGCTAAGCCGGCGGAGCAAACGCCTTTAATTGCATCAAAAGCAGTTGAACTCTTCCATCAAGCAGGTGTTCCTCGCTTTGCATTACAGCTGTTACCGGGTCAAGGCGAAACCATTGGCGCACGTTTAGTGGCTGATGAACGTGTTCGTGGTGTGATGTTTACAGGCTCGACAGATGTTGCTCATATTTTACAAAAGACCTTAGCTGGTCGATTAGATAGCGAAGGTCACCCTGTTCCTTTAATTGCAGAAACTGGTGGTTTAAATGCCATGATTGTGGATTCTTCTGCATTAACCGAACAAGTTGTTACAGATGTTATGGCTTCAGCTTATGATAGTGCTGGTCAACGCTGTTCTGCGTTACGTCTTTTATGTATTCAAGAAGAAGTGGCCGATCACACCATTGAGATGCTTAAAGGAGCAATGGCACAAGCGGTAATAGGTGATCCGAGTTTATTATCCACCGATATTGGCCCTGTTATTGATAAAGAAGCTAAAATAGGTATTGAGAAACATATTCAAGTTATGCGTACAGCGGGTTACGATATTTATCAAGCTTCACACAATAACCTGCCAAAACAAATTGAAAATAACAGTACCTTTGTTCAACCGACTCTAATTGAACTAGATAAAGTCAGTTCTCTAAAAAGAGAGATTTTTGGCCCTGTATTACATGTTGTGCGTTATGCAAGCCAAGATTTGCCTGCATTACTCGAAGAAATTAATGCAACAGGTTATGGTTTAACAATGGGCGTTCATACGCGTATTGATGAGACTATCGCTTATGTTGCCTCAAATGCCAAAGTCGGGAATTTATACGTAAATCGTAATATGGTTGGTGCGGTTGTCGGTGTTCAGCCTTTTGGTGGTGAAGGTTTATCCGGTACAGGCCCGAAAGCAGGCGGCCCTGTTTATCTGTATCGCTTATTATCTAAACGCCCTGAAAATGCCGCAACACAAACACTAGCACGTCAAGATGAGACATTCCCACTTGATACTTCTATGCGTAATTTACAAACTTACCATAAGTATATGGAATGGTTATCAAACAAAGCAGATAAATCACACTATGAAGCCTTAGAAAAATATGCTCTTGCATCCCAAGCAGGAACATTACGTGTATTGCCTGGTCCTACTGGCGAACGTAATACTTACCAATTAGTTCCTTGCGGTAATGTGCTTTGCATTTCAGATAATGAGCAAGATGTGTTAACCCAAATAGCAGGTGTTCTCGCCTCGGGTTGTCATGCCATTATCGTCAATAGTGCATTCTCACAAAAAACATACCGTGAATTACCTGATATTGTTAGAAAAGCCATTACATTGACTGAAAACTGGAATGATGAATCACTGAAAATAAATGCGGTTATTTATCATGGTGATGGTGATCAATTACGTGAAACTTGCCAGAAAATTGCTCAACGCAAAGGGGCAATAATTTCTGTTCAAGGATTTTCACGAGGTGAAACGGGCTTGTTGTTAGAGCGTTTATTACATGAAAGAGCATTAAGCATTAATACCGCGGCCGCAGGTGGTAACGCAAGTTTAATGACCATTAGTTAA
- the fliZ gene encoding flagella biosynthesis regulatory protein FliZ, whose translation MSVSTQKKRPLSRYIKDYKHSQTHCLHCHKALDRISLVFNRQVINKEAISEMTDLIDDETWETLQEKFSALCRFCSEIYCNSETDYFDIMSFKQYLFEQTEMSHSTVREYVVRLRRLDELLTSTNFPRQEFTTEKIQSDLSKKLTPSAFSNYNIALRKYEQYLDWCQEPPSMNSSH comes from the coding sequence ATGTCTGTTTCAACACAAAAGAAACGGCCGCTAAGCCGTTACATTAAAGACTATAAACACAGCCAGACTCATTGTCTACATTGCCACAAGGCGCTTGATCGGATCTCTCTCGTATTCAATCGCCAAGTTATCAATAAAGAAGCCATTTCTGAAATGACGGATTTAATTGATGATGAAACGTGGGAAACGTTACAAGAGAAATTTTCTGCGCTATGCCGTTTTTGTAGTGAGATTTACTGTAATAGTGAAACTGACTACTTTGACATTATGTCTTTTAAGCAGTATTTGTTTGAACAAACGGAGATGAGCCACAGTACTGTTCGTGAGTATGTGGTTCGTTTACGTCGGCTCGATGAATTACTGACTTCAACTAATTTTCCTCGTCAAGAATTTACGACAGAGAAAATTCAGTCAGACCTGAGTAAAAAGCTCACTCCCTCTGCATTTAGTAACTACAATATTGCGCTACGTAAGTACGAGCAATATCTCGATTGGTGTCAAGAGCCACCATCGATGAATAGCAGTCACTAA